The Arabidopsis thaliana chromosome 5, partial sequence genomic interval TCAAAAGCTAAGTAGAAATTAGCCACTGTTTGTGCTTGAACACCTTGAGCCGCATCAACAACTAAAAGAGCTCCTTGACAAGCTGATAAAGATCTAGAAACCTCATAACTAAAGTCAACATGACCCGGTGTATCAATCAAGTTCAGAAGATAACCACTCGCTTCTTGATCTTCTACTTTGTTCTCATAGAACATGGTCGCCGTCTGAGCTTTCACAGTGATtcctctctccctctctacctaaaaatcaaaactttattgaGATATCACTAACCCTCATTTTCCTCTCTACTCAATTCAAACATATAACCTCAAAACTATAATCATTCTCAAACATTGACAATGAAAGACATCAACTTTGAGGTAAAGACAGTACCTGCAATTTGTCGAGATACTGAGGCTGACCATGACCTTTCTTGATTGTGCCAGTAAGTTCCATAAGACGATCAGCCAAAGTAGATTTCCCATGATCAATATGAGCAATGATGGAGAAATTTCGAATCTTTTCTGAAGGAAACTTGGTCAAATCAATGGTGGGTTCTTTGGAGCTTTGTCTAGAATCAGAGCTGAAACCGTAAGCTTGGTACAATCCGATACATGTCGGATTTTGTCGATTGGAGTTGAGTGAATTGAACAAGATTGATAATGCTTGTCTCGatgattttagggttttagatgCTCTGTACATTGAACCcatttggtttttttttgcgtAATAGTGAGATTGGAGCTCAACAACACGAAGAAGTTAAAATTCATCTCTGCGGTAATACGACACCGTATCAGTTGGATTTCAATAACCAATGTTATTGTTGAGTGGTTTAACCAAACCGGATTTATTTGCTGATAAATTCATTATCTTCATAACTATTTTAGCAACAAAAATTTTAGTGGTTAAATTGTTGCTCAATTTAGTTATCGATTGAGTTTGTGGTCATGTGCTCACAATATCAATGTTAATGTTGAGTAATTTAATCGAACcggattttcttttttttttgatgataagttagtttattaatttttttagttatacaaattgaatttttttcaccaaaacacaaattttaatttactattttagttctcaaaataaatcaaaaggagaaaacacAAGCATTATAGTATAGTTctaatcaaaacaagaaaagaataaataaactaaCAAATTGTTTTAGACAAATCAATGTCTTTTGGATTCCAAGCAAGCTAGTTTTGGCTTCATTACACCATTAGATTCACCTTTAACATTGATGCATTCAGCAGAAGGATGATCATCGTGGCGAGACAATGATTTatgatatttcttttcttcctcttcgttTTCGTCGTGAATGTTAATATCGTTCATGAATATATCTCTACATGGGACTGATTTGCTGCATAGGAGTTGCACAAAGGGTTTCTTGATTGATGTTCCATGTATGTGGTTGAACATTACATTCTTGATCTCCACAGCTTTCGTctgtacatatatatgaattaaacATCAATTTATTATACATAACTCACGAAATAATGTGgattaattttatgaaatagtTTCGAAAAATGACAACCAACCTAATACTTTTGGTAAAGtactattttaaaacacttGAGTAGATAGATATTAAGGACTAGGTACTCATAAATCAttagaaggagaagaaaaatttaCGTACATGGTTTTTGCATTGTGAATGAGGGCAATAAAATTGGTCGATGATGATAGGTCGGGTTGCTCCATGTAGTTTTATACgttcaaataaaacatttcgCACATGCCCTCTTCCTCCCTAAATAATACAAACATATGGAAAATGATATTGTCATTACTttaacaacaatatataaattagggagtacaaaaacaaacaaatcagttTTACCTGCCATGTCTTGATTCTAACCCCATTAGTTGTTTCTCTAAAAGTACAATCTCGAACAACAACATTTTCGACCGTTTCCTTGGTTCCATATCGACCTAAGCTTCCGATACTTGTTTAGGAAAAATAACGTGATCACATCACTTATACTAATTTGACCATAGTTAAAGTTGAAATAGGTAACCAGACCAATGGAAGAGAAGTACCTTATTCCATGCCCTGGACCACATGAGATCCGTGATATATTAATGTATTTCGAACCATCACCAATAGATATACAATCATCACCTAAAATTATCAACAGTTAACTCTAACCCAACTAGGAGAGACAAACATCTTATTCGATcttgttgtaaaaaaaaacagtataaAGATCAATGATGAATCACCTGTACGAATGTTACTATCGTATACGATAACATTCTGAGAACGTTGAATGTGAATGCCATCAGTGTTAGGGCTATCACCATCAGCGGTTATGGTGAGTTGCTTAACAATAACCCATTTCGAATCTTCCAACGacatttgaaaatttggacTGTCCTTCACCATAATGTTGCTTATATGCACATTACTCGAATGTGATATAACCACACcctaaaaaaaatttgtgCAACGACTTATATAACCTTAAATATGAGAGATGATTGACTTAATTGTTCAGTGATTTTTTACATACCCTTGGTCTCTTGAGACATGcctataaagaaaaaaaaagttaaatggGTTTAGatgaatagaaaataaaataaatggtgCTACTGATCAACattggaaaaaatataaaaaagggTAAGGGCATACTTTTTGATATTGGGTGCAATCTAGAGACCACCACTTTGTTCCTTGACCATCAAGCCATGACCATCGATATAAAGTCCATTTATATGTGCGAATTCGATCCACTGATGACAATCATCTTTGTTGCATTTCCATTCATATGGAGATTCGGGAGCAATTAAGTTTCCACTgatctacaaacaaaaatatgaaatgtaTTAGTAttgcatatattttcaaaaatcttgtatagtaaaaaaaatagattttcaaaataataaaaaccaaaatcccctttaaaaacttgtaaatattATCAAGACCTTAATCTTgttagtaaataaaataaatattgaatatttatatatatatatatatatatatgattatgcATACCGATAAAATGATTTTCTTGGATTTACAAGGGCCATGAAACTCAATAGGTTGCAGAAGAAATGTGTTTCCTTCAGGAATTTCCATAATTGATTCAGATCCAATGTAATTGCATGTGTCTTCCCATGCATCTTTGAAAGCCTGAAACCGTgattaagaaagaaatatgaattaataatttctATAAATACTTTGAATTATCAATACATGTAACTAgaatatataaccaaaatgaaaacaaacctTTGAATCGTCAGAAAATCCATCTCCAATTGCTCCATAATTAAGAACATTGAAAATGTTGTTATCAttatagagagaaaaatgagACTGAACTGACTGAAAAGTGTGGAAGACagttaaagaaagaagaaaatttaagaACATTACGAAATTTGCCATTTTCTTCTACTCAATGAACAAAGTTGCACACTGAACCTATTTAAACAGAAATCTCAATTATATCTTGCTAACAATATCTAATATATGATTCTTTGTTAAAttgaaagattttattttatttgacgGTTGAAAATTTAGATTCTTTGAGATTATGTATAAAGCTAAAACCTAACaagatatatattagtttaacaaaaaacaaaaattagttgCCGaggaatttttcttttttcaaattcttatAGATTTTATACCTACACTGTATGACTGTATGTAACGGAttggatattttttaaaaacaaaatcaagtacATGTACTTAttataaagagaaaacaaaacaaccaaattttTCGTTAAATCTTCAATTCAACAAACAGAGAGTATATAGGAGAATAAACTGGAGCATCTTCAAAGAAgttgaaaagatatatatagtagGGTTTACAacttaaaaactaataataaaaaactCCTCGTTCTGTCTTtagtttcttgcttctcaagttACATGCCATGTCAAAGCCCCtagaataaatattttgctAGGCAATTCCGCAGCTGATGGAGAGACATATGTAAATCTCTCTTCACCAATATCAACATTTTTGATACACACAATTCCAGCAACAAtgctgcaaaaaaaacaaatatatattgccGTAAATTTAACGATCTCTTCATCCGTAACTTAATCGTtttcaacaaatatatatggCAATAATCCTTTTCTTAGCGTATCAGGAGGACGAGAGAAGAGTATCATCAGCAAAACAGAGAGTTTACTGATCACTTTCTATATTGTTTACTGTTGCCCATTTATTTGCTAGCATACTCCATtttatacctttttatttcCCAATTGACTGATTGGGTTCTTTAAAACTTAATCAAATTGTGTGTTTGGTTTCGATGGTCATCACAAAGAACATGACTTAAACTCaaatactacaaaattattacTATACAAGTATAAGAATTCTATATAAAAACGGTCTATTTTTGCACGAGAAGTATGACATCATACCAAATGTAAGAGAGAGTATTAAAGGAGTCAAAACCAATTAAAGAGGTTATTACCGATAGCCTTACCATGTTTCCATTGTAAGTTACcgagacaaaaagaaacctCACCGTAACACAGCCGGCGTGACCGCCTAGAACAGCAAGGTGAATTGCTGAGTGACCTTCCGTAGTCAATATGGCATTCACATTCTCATTAAACTCCGCTGACacaaaacgaaagaaaaaataattaagaaaagtgAAGATGTAATTGTTGTTAATCAAAGAACTAAAATAAAGCTTTGAGATCTATTTACCCATCATTTGGGTTAAGCCTTCGGTATTTCCGTTCTGAATTAAAGTAGCAATTTGCATGAGGTTTTCGGGAAGATGGAGTAGTGtcaccattttttctttctctcttgttttatCTATATTCTTAGATCTCTCATGGTTGGTTTGATCTCTACTAGCGAAggggtttatttatttataatggtGTGAAATCGGTGGGTGGATGCTAACTTGCACGGTTTTATCTATCTTCACTCATGCAACTTCGCTTTATCAAAGTCTAATTAGTATTTTGATCGATGAACTCTATTAGGTTAGAACTTAAAACTAGAAGAATATTTTTCAGGTTATATTTTTGGCAACTTTCATTTAGACTAATTTGcgaagaaatgaaaaatactcTTGGTAACTTTAACGTGCTATTGGTCAGTTACacgttttgttttatatttgatgacgaagtttcttttgtttaccaATTTACTACTAGTTACAAAGCATGAACGGTCCAGCTAATAGGaatctttgaaaaaataattgactTAAACTGACTCAGCTAATAGGATGACTTAAGAAAGTAAGTTTGCATATTACTATACGACCaattaaagatatttttggGAACTTAATTTGcgaagaaattaaaaatactcTTGGTAACTTTAACGTGATATTGGTCCGTGACAAGTTTTGTTTCGTGTTGATGACTAGGCTTCCTTTATCTAACAACAGAAATGTTACCGAGAGTGAACAATTCAGCTCATAGTATTGTTCTCAACTCCTCCATCTCTGGTTAAATACTGCCTCAAATCTTCGACGCAGGATCGGTCCGCCATAAATGTTCTatgcaaataaaatatttatgccctctatttttttgcataatcaaaaataagaataatatataaaagttatagtAAAACTTTATAGaacagtttttttaaaaaaatttataagcATTTTGTAAGCAAATATtgaggaaaaaacaaaattatattctttaaatataGTTCTATTTAGATTTTTGCCTGCAAAACTATTCATCAAATTCACGTAATTGAGTTTTTCAAACAGAGTTGTCTTAATGGGTAGCAAAACCAActcatttatttgattaatcaaaacaaagtttttagtttgtaaTCAAAGTTCAAACACCTTACATTagaaagtttttgatttttgattttgtaatcaaagtcttagagtttaaggttttatttttcttaaatctaaaatttttactaaactaaattcattaacaagatattttattgatttaaagagattaaagaaagatagtaaataaaaagcttagcaaatataaatatataaaaaatggctataattgttttaaaaaaaaacataaaagacttaaaaacatttttataaaaatatatttctctaCTATAATGCCCTAAGCTATGACTTCACTTGATTGTGTAAAACGCCGAGCCTGCCTCAACGTCTTAAAACATATTGCTTAAGAAAGTAAGTTAGTTAGCATATTACTAGACGACCaattaaagatattttgggATATTTGCGTAGTGTAATTTCCTTAATTTCCTTAAGATATGCTCATTTTCATCAGTAAGTTATATCTGTCTGTGTTGATCTGTAATCAACTACAAGCTAATTAAGAATGGTGGTGTATCTAGAagccaaaatatttataatcaaagctaaaaaaaaatattgtttagaaTTTCTAAATTCAAACTTGTTGTAAGTTGattctcatttttttaaaagactACAAGTATATAAAACAACATCTTGTTAGTTCACCCACTACCATTTTATTAAGTGGTGTGTGAAAATAATGAATGCATTACACAAAGAACTTACGTAGGCGTTGCATCGAtagaacgaaaaaaaaaatcggcTCGTACTATTCAACCTCGTAGTCGTACGTAGTATATATTGACGAGAGAAAAATTGTTGGGAGATaaatcctatatatatatactgtgtATATATACTGTGTATACATACATATCTTAAAGATTTGTACAAATACATATCTTATTGTTGGAGATACTTATAGATTTTATACATACAGtggattttttaaaaacaaaatcaagtacATGTACTTAttataaagagaaaacaaaacaaccaaattttTCGTTAAATCTTCAATTCAACAAACAGAGTATATAGGAGAATAAACTGGAGCATCTTCAAAGAAGTTGAAAAGATATATGTAGTAGAGTTTAcaacttaaaaataataataaaaaactcCTTGTTCTATCTTtagtttcttgcttctcaagttACATGCCATGTCAAAGTCCCTAGGATCAATATTTTGCTAGGCAATTCCGCAGCTGATGGAGAGACATATGTAATTCTCTCTTCACTAATATCAACATTTTTGATACACACAAATCCAGCAACAAtgctacaaaaaaatataaatatataattgccGCAAAATTAACGATCTCTTCATCCGTAGCTTAAGTATAATCATACAAAAGTTGTAGATATTACCTTGAGATGATCTGATCAGGTTTTATGGCGTATGAGATAGCAAGAACTTTGTTCACAAGATGTTCGTCAATTGTCACAAGTGTGATCTTCAAAGGGTCATTTCCTCTTTGATGAGCAGAAGTTGAACCACTCACTCTAAAATCACCGATTCGATATACTTGCACATCACTGAACTTAACGGTTTTTGTGTAGACAGTGAGATCGTTGGTGACTCCATAGAAATAATTCTGTGCAGAAATTTAAAGACTTCTGCTTTAGTCAAAAGCATATAAATAAACCTAATTATTGAAATCGTCAAATCGAAAAAGCCTACCTGAATATTACTGTTCCTCAATGTTTTGCGAAAGTCAGAGCTCCTAGAGAAGACTCCTTCTGACTTCTCAAGATTCAAGACTTGTAGATTCTTCttgaattttagatttttcttcAGATCATAGACGAGTTTTTCCTCCTGCAAATGACAGAGATCAATGAAGGTCATTGTAGGTTTCTTGATTTAGGGTTAAgcgagaaaaaaatatattcgaTACATTACTTGACCAACGACAATAACTAAAGACGCATTAAACGTCCTTATTGCATGGAGAAGCAGCtgcaaatttaaaaatgatacCATATTAGAAATCTTGTAGTTCATAGCATAAATGTTagttcacaaaaaaacaagagaaaaagatgcTAAAATGACCGCATAGCCTTCACGAACGATAAATCCCATAGTGTCAATCACCATCCCAGAAGCTCTAGATTCAGCGTTTGCGGAAAACTCTTCTTTTAATTCTCTGGCAAGTTCTTCCACAAGGGTTCTGTACAGTCTAAGGTTTACACTGAAGGTACAAGAAACGAAAATTAGGTTATATTAAACCCTAAAGAATCAGAATTTGAAGTCAATCACCTTGGATTTGTGAGACCAAAGTAGTGAATAAGAGCCTTATCAAGAGGAAACCCTTCAACAGGATCCACAAGCATTTTGATAGGAGCAGCAGCGATAGTTCCTGGTATGGTAATCGAGCTTTGACCGACATTAAGATCAACAAATGTCGGTTTCCAACCATCTTTTACAGCCCAATTCAGAAGCATTTTAGCCAATGTGCTCTTCCCAGAGTCTATATCCCCTACAATGATAACCCTTGGTCCCTCCTTCAAACAAAACCGCAATTCAAGTTACTACAAGAACTGGAAATTAATGTTCtttagtaagaaaaaaatttacctGTGAAGATGCAGAATCTCTTGTTGAGGAAGTAACACGATGTCTTTGTACTTGTAGAGAGTTGTGCAGTCCAAGATAGTTCACCATAGGCGTCTATAACAAAGATATATTTAGTAAACATTATATTATCTGAACTAAGAGTGAGTGGAACCAAAAACTTACCTCACatgatatatattcatttcctGTGATACCATCTATTTCAATAGTTGCACCATACCATGTAAAAACCTGAATAGTAGAGCAATATAAATCATCAAGAGTATAACTTTCTATGTTATCTCAATTCATAACATCATTCATTACCTAAAGCTTAGATCTTTAAACTAACCCACAAGTCCACAAGATGAATTTTGAAGTTGCGTAAGTAAAAAGCATACCGCAAATGTCATGAGAGGTGGAAATGTGATCCAAACTTCATGTGGAAGTTCATAGCCGAAAATCTCAGCCTTGCCATCGAGCAAACGGAGTCTGAGAGGTGAAGTAGGTTGCAATTCGATTCTGAGTTCGCTCTGTTTCTCCAACTTCACTCGTCTTATTTGAGGACCAAACATGTTTTGTCTCTATCAGATTTctcaagaagacaaaaagttTGATGGGACTTAAGTTCGGATTTAAAGAGTTCAATTTCTGGAGAGGAAGATGAAAAGTTTCTAACTTTGAATTCCATATTCCGATGTATCGAGAATTACGAAGCGTCGCATTCAAGGAAGAAAGAATTTATTTAGATAGCTGCGGCACAAAACTCCATTCTTTCGTCTCTCTCATgtaaacggcgtcgttttagCCTTATGAAGCAACGGCGTCGTTTTGGTATCTctaatcatcatcttcatttgCTTCTCAAATTGAGAACTTAAGGGTTTAACGGATTTATTTTGGTCATGAATCAGAGTCTTTGCAATAGTCGTTGACGTTAGAATTCGATAAGTAGGATCAAAGTTCGGAATTTTGAGTGTGTAATGAGCTTGAATTTGGCAAATCCTGTATGGGTTCCTGTAAAAGCTTTGTTATGTAGAACAATCAGGAGAAGGAGAATTTTCACTGCCACTGCTATAACTAGTTTAGCCGACAAGGTAAAAACTTCGCTTAGTAATTTATAGCAGTTtctgttctttgtttgttttgttttgtctgaaTTGTTGTTGGGTTCTTAAAAAAGGGGGAAAAGGATGAGAGTGAgcttttggttgttgttggtggtggAGCAGCTGGAGTTTATGGAGCAATTAGGGCTAAAACTCTCTCACCTGATTTGAgagttttggttattgaaaAAGGGAGTTTTCTTTCTAAGgttagcttctcttctttccatTAACTCAGTTAGTGAAATAGAGAGATGATTTTTGTTCATTCGTTTTCTCGTTTGTTATTCATAGGTGAAGATTTCCGGTGGTGGTCGATGTAATGTGACAAATGGGCATTGCAATGATACTATTGTGAGTCTTGTTCATACAtgaaagcttcaaactttaTGCTTGAAATTGCAGAATCATGAAGCTGCTTTATTGCAGTTTTGTCATGTGAAGCATATTGGTTTTAgtatgattttgaagttttggtaACGTAAATATCGAATCTGTAAGTAGAATTTGGCTGGGCATTATCCTCGTGGTCATAAAGAGCTTAAAGGTTCTTTCTTTTACACACATGGACCTGCTGATACTATGTCATGGTTTTCTGAGCATGGAGTGCCACTAAAGGTTGTGAATTTGCATCATATTTGTCATTAGAGATGTTTATCTTACTCCGTATCTTTCGCCTAATTCATATCTCTTGACAGACTGAAGATGATGGAAGAGTATTCCCTGTTAGTGATAATTCATTATCTGTAGTTGATTGTCTCTTAAATGAAGCAAACATTAGAGGAGGTATCATATATAACACATCTATTGAAATACATATTCTTCTGAACTCTTGTGTCTCCCATTCATATATCCTCTCAATTTCCTTAAACAGTTAGGCTTGAGAGAGGAAAGTCTGTGTTAGCTGCTTCTATTAAACCCGATGGAAAGTTCCTTGTTAAAGTTGGGAAGCAAAGTGCTGACACGTCTGAATCTATAGAAGCTACATATCTTCTGATTGCAACTGGAAGTAGCCAAAAGGTTATACAGTAACCCCATTTAAAGAATACgaattctttattttcaaagCTGTTGGGTTCTCATGTTTTCCTAAGATGGTTTTGCTTAATTATGTTACAGGGTCACTCTTTAGCCACTAAATTTGGTCATTCCATTGTAGATCCAGTACCGAGCTTATTCACTTTTAAGATCAATGATCCATTGCTGACCGAGTTAGCAGGGGTAAATTTTCCTCTAAAACCAGAATTCGTTAGCACGAATTTATTTTTACGAGCTTCGTATGTGACATTGTTTATTTCTATTTCCCAGATTAGTTTCTCGAAAGTCCAAGCCAAACTGAAATTAGATAATCCATGCCCGGATTTGTCTAACCTCGTGCAGGTGTGCATCTTTTCCCCCCTTGCTATTCTTACTTTGTTTAAAATCCTTTATCATAAGGAaaagttcatatatattactttgttttctgtCAAGATTGGTCCTATGCTTGTAACACATTGGGGACTTAGTGGACCGGTTATTCTTCGACTCTCTGCATGGGGTGCACGGTACCTCTTTAGTTCTAAGTACAAAGGTCTGAATCTTTCATTTCTAACGAGAGAATTTTTGTTCCTGTTAACTCGCTAGACTTTAGAACATATTCAATTTGGCTGCAGGGCATCTTATTGTCGACTTCATACCGGATATTAACATCGAAACTGCTAAATCTGTACTCAAAGAACACAAGCTGCAGTTTTCAGTAACAACATTTCATActtttactctttttgttctctttgtttcttgtctCGTTTGTTGAAAAGTTTGAGCATTGTTTAATGCAGAAGCACAAAGTGTCCAATTCCTATCCTCCTCAATTTGGTCTTGTCAATAGATTCTGGAGATACATTCTAGACCGCGAGGTTCTGACAAAACCTTCTTTCATAGCTTTTCTATATTGTAAATCCTCTCAATCTTACGTGAATGTCATTGATTGTCTTCATGTTCATGCAGGGTTCTTCAAAGGACACCTTATGGGCTTCATTGTCTAATAACTCCTTGAGCTCTATTTCTGATCTTCTTAAACATTGTACATTTCAAGTCACTGGAAAGGTATAACATGAAACATTTTATCACTTTTCATCAAACTACTCaagataatgatgatggtgatgatattGTGTAACGTTATGTTGCTGCAAAAGGGTCAATACAAAGATGAGTTTGTGACAGCAGGAGGAGTTCCTTTATCCGAGGTTCCGtcttttgaaacttaaaaCCAATCCTTTCTTATTGCGGTTCTTACTAAATCTGATTTTAACGTGTCTCTTACTGTTTCAAGGTTTCTTTGAAGACAATGGAGAGCAAATTGGTTccaaatcttttctttgcGGGAGAAGTAAGCATTGCAACAATGTTTCAACAATTCATTTGTGTGATTTAGTAAAACAATGCATTTGGAACATGGACACATGACATGTGGAAGTAGGCATCCATGTACACACGCACACACATGACATGATAAATGTAACATATCTTTACTTGCATTTGTGTATTCAGGTACTAAATGTAGATGGAGTTACAGGAGGATTCAATTTCCAGGTGAACTTTTAGTTATAGCATTGAAATATCTTTTACTCAAATGTATTAAacgaaacaacaaaaaccatatcTTTTACTTTCCTAAATGAAATTTCACACCTGCAGAATGCTTGGTCAGGTGGTTATATCGCAGGCACAAACATCGGCGAATTAGCAAGTAGTAGCAGAATAAGttcgaaagaaagaaaagttacTATAGGATTGTAGTTTGCTTATAAGAAAAGTACtgtcaacattttttttctttttgtcaaaatacAGTTTCTATTTATCTATGTAGGAGCATTATCGGACATTATTATTGTAGCTATGATATGGTTGCAACACGCACAAGCTGAAAAGGTGTCAACTTTGTATCATAAACCACTGAAAGCAGAGTCTAAGCATTTCAACAAACCATTTCAATCAATCATGGCATCACACAGAAGGTCTTACATTAGCAGAGAGTATAGAACATCACATTCCCCATAAACATACCATTTATTATTGAGTTTACACAAGACTATTGGTTAAGGCGTTAACAATGCTCATTATGCTCTGAGTTTGCTAACTTTCTTCTCAAGTTCGTCCTTTTTGGCACCAATGattctttcaatttctttacCCCTTTTCACCAGCACAAAGGTAGGCATTGCCGTCACATTAAACTCTTTAGCCACATCCTGAAAACATTAGTCAtgcaa includes:
- a CDS encoding FAD/NAD(P)-binding oxidoreductase family protein (FAD/NAD(P)-binding oxidoreductase family protein; CONTAINS InterPro DOMAIN/s: Conserved hypothetical protein CHP00275, flavoprotein HI0933-like (InterPro:IPR004792); Has 4590 Blast hits to 4585 proteins in 1655 species: Archae - 24; Bacteria - 3709; Metazoa - 1; Fungi - 2; Plants - 41; Viruses - 0; Other Eukaryotes - 813 (source: NCBI BLink).), with the translated sequence MSLNLANPVWVPVKALLCRTIRRRRIFTATAITSLADKGEKDESELLVVVGGGAAGVYGAIRAKTLSPDLRVLVIEKGSFLSKVKISGGGRCNVTNGHCNDTINLAGHYPRGHKELKGSFFYTHGPADTMSWFSEHGVPLKTEDDGRVFPVSDNSLSVVDCLLNEANIRGVRLERGKSVLAASIKPDGKFLVKVGKQSADTSESIEATYLLIATGSSQKGHSLATKFGHSIVDPVPSLFTFKINDPLLTELAGISFSKVQAKLKLDNPCPDLSNLVQIGPMLVTHWGLSGPVILRLSAWGARYLFSSKYKGHLIVDFIPDINIETAKSVLKEHKLQFSKHKVSNSYPPQFGLVNRFWRYILDREGSSKDTLWASLSNNSLSSISDLLKHCTFQVTGKGQYKDEFVTAGGVPLSEVSLKTMESKLVPNLFFAGEVLNVDGVTGGFNFQNAWSGGYIAGTNIGELASSSRISSKERKVTIGL
- a CDS encoding FAD/NAD(P)-binding oxidoreductase family protein (FAD/NAD(P)-binding oxidoreductase family protein; FUNCTIONS IN: molecular_function unknown; INVOLVED IN: biological_process unknown; LOCATED IN: cellular_component unknown; EXPRESSED IN: 22 plant structures; EXPRESSED DURING: 13 growth stages; CONTAINS InterPro DOMAIN/s: Conserved hypothetical protein CHP00275, flavoprotein HI0933-like (InterPro:IPR004792).) codes for the protein MSLNLANPVWVPVKALLCRTIRRRRIFTATAITSLADKGEKDESELLVVVGGGAAGVYGAIRAKTLSPDLRVLVIEKGSFLSKVKISGGGRCNVTNGHCNDTINLAGHYPRGHKELKGSFFYTHGPADTMSWFSEHGVPLKTEDDGRVFPVSDNSLSVVDCLLNEANIRGVRLERGKSVLAASIKPDGKFLVKVGKQSADTSESIEATYLLIATGSSQKGHSLATKFGHSIVDPVPSLFTFKINDPLLTELAGISFSKVQAKLKLDNPCPDLSNLVQIGPMLVTHWGLSGPVILRLSAWGARYLFSSKYKGHLIVDFIPDINIETAKSVLKEHKLQFSKHKVSNSYPPQFGLVNRFWRYILDREGSSKDTLWASLSNNSLSSISDLLKHCTFQVTGKGQYKDEFVTAGGVPLSEVSLKTMESKLVPNLFFAGEVLNVDGVTGGFNFQVVISQAQTSAN
- a CDS encoding FAD/NAD(P)-binding oxidoreductase family protein is translated as MSLNLANPVWVPVKALLCRTIRRRRIFTATAITSLADKGEKDESELLVVVGGGAAGVYGAIRAKTLSPDLRVLVIEKGSFLSKVKISGGGRCNVTNGHCNDTINLAGHYPRGHKELKGSFFYTHGPADTMSWFSEHGVPLKTEDDGRVFPVSDNSLSVVDCLLNEANIRGVRLERGKSVLAASIKPDGKFLVKVGKQSADTSESIEATYLLIATGSSQKGHSLATKFGHSIVDPVPSLFTFKINDPLLTELAGISFSKVQAKLKLDNPCPDLSNLVQIGPMLVTHWGLSGPVILRLSAWGARYLFSSKYKGHLIVDFIPDINIETAKSVLKEHKLQFSKHKVSNSYPPQFGLVNRFWRYILDREGSSKDTLWASLSNNSLSSISDLLKHCTFQVTGKGQYKDEFVTAGGVPLSETMESKLVPNLFFAGEVLNVDGVTGGFNFQNAWSGGYIAGTNIGELASSSRISSKERKVTIGL